In a genomic window of Urocitellus parryii isolate mUroPar1 chromosome 11, mUroPar1.hap1, whole genome shotgun sequence:
- the Fpgt gene encoding fucose-1-phosphate guanylyltransferase yields MRAVLSGLWKGGAMASARVPLDVTLREATQRKLRRFSNLRGKPVAAGEFWDVVAITAADEKQELAYRQQLSKKLKRKELPLGVQYHVFVDPAGAKIGNGGSTLCALRCLEKLYGDKWNSFTILLIHSGGYSQRLPSASALGKIFTALPLGNPIYQMLELKLAMYIDFPPHMNPGILVTCADDIELYSIGEFEYIKFDKPGFTALAHPSSVKVGTTHGVFVLDPLNSLKHRDLEYRCCHRFLHKPSIEEMHQFNAVCRPGNFCQQEFARGDTAYLQLDSEYVYTDSVFYMDHKSAKKLLAFYEEIGTLNCEIDAYGDFLQALGPGATIEYTKNTSNVTKEESELVHMRQRIFHLLKGTSLNVVVLNNSKFYHIGTTEEYLFHFTSESSLKSELGFQSIAFSILPDIPECSCKASCIIQSILDLRCSVAPGSIVEYSRLGPDVFVGENCFISNSYIITKAVVPAYSFVCSLSLKVNGHLAYSTMAFGVQDNLKNNVKTLLDVKLLQFFGVSFLSCLDIWNLKITEELFSGNKTHLSLWTARIFPVCCSLSESVITSLKMLDAIKNNSPFSLNSYKLFSIEEMLAYKDVEDMIAYREQIFLEISINKKQSDLEIP; encoded by the exons ATGCGTGCTGTGCTGAGCGGGCTCTGGAAAGGTGGGGCCATGGCCAGCGCTAGGGTCCCTCTTGACGTAACTCTGAGAGAAGCCACCCAACGAAAATTGCGGAGATTTTCAAACCTGAGAG GCAAACCTGTGGCAGCTGGAGAATTCTGGGACGTAGTTGCAATAACAGCAGCTGATGAAAAGCAGGAACTTGCTTATAGGCAACAGCTGTCAAAAAAgctgaaaagaaaggaattacCCCTTGGAGTTCAATATCATGTTTTTGTTGATCCTGCTGGAGCCAAAATTG gaaatggagGATCGACGCTTTGTGCTCTTCGATGTTTGGAAAAGCTATATGGAGATAAATGGAATTCTTTTACTATCCTGTTAATTCACTCTG gtGGCTACAGTCAACGCCTTCCAAGTGCAAGTGCTCTGGGGAAAATTTTTACTGCCTTACCACTTGGTAATCCCATTTACCAGATGTTGGAATTAAAACTAGCCATGTACATTGACTTTCCCCCACATATGAATCCTGGAATTCTTGTTACCTGTGCAGATGATATTGAACTTTATAGTATTGGAGAATTTGAGTATATTAAGTTTGATAAACCTGGCTTTACTGCTTTAGCTCATCCTTCTAGTGTGAAGGTAGGTACAACACATGGAGTATTCGTCTTAGAtcctttaaattctttaaaacataGGGACCTTGAATACAGATGTTGCCATCGTTTTCTTCATAAGCCCAGCATAGAAGAGATGCATCAATTTAATGCTGTGTGTAGACCTGGGAATTTTTGTCAACAGGAGTTTGCTAGGGGTGACACTGCCTATCTCCAATTAGACAGTGAGTATGTCTATACAGATAGTGTATTTTATATGGATCATAAATCAGCAAAAAAGTTACTTGCTTTTTATGAAGAAATAGGTACACTGAACTGTGAAATAGATGCCTATGGTGACTTTCTGCAGGCTTTAGGACCTGGAGCAACTATAGAATACACCAAAAACACATCAAATGTCACTAAAGAAGAATCAGAATTGGTACATATGAGGCAGAGAATATTTCATCTTCTTAAAGGAACATCACTAAATGTTGTTGTTCTTAATAACTCTAAATTTTATCACATTGGAACGACTGaagaatatttgtttcattttacttcaGAGAGCAGTTTAAAGTCAGAGCTTGGCTTCCAGTCCATAGCTTTTAGCATCCTTCCAGATATTCCAGAATGCTCATGTAAAGCATCCTGTATCATTCAAAGTATATTGGATTTAAGATGTTCTGTGGCACCTGGCTCAATTGTAGAGTATTCCAGATTGGGGCCTGATGTATTTGTTGGGGAAAACTGTTTTATTAGCAATTCTTATATCATAACAAAAGCTGTGGTGCCTGCATACTCTTTTGTGTGTTCCTTAAGCTTGAAGGTAAATGGACACCTAGCATATTCAACCATGGCATTCGGAGTGCAAGAcaacttgaaaaataatgttaaaacatTGTTAGATGTAAAGTTACTTCAGTTCTTTGGAGTCTCTTTTCTATCATGCTTAGATATTTGGAATCTTAAAATTACAGAAGAATTGTTCTCGGGAAATAAGACACATCTGAGTTTGTGGACTGCTCGAATTTTCCCAGTTTGTTGTTCTTTGAGTGAATCAGTCATAACATCGCTAAAAATGTTAGATGCTATAAAGAATAATTCACCATTCAGCCTGAATAGCTATAAGTTGTTTTCAATTGAAGAAATGCTTGCCTACAAAGATGTAGAAGATATGATAGCATATAGGGAAcaaatttttctagaaataagtataaataaaaagcagTCTGATTTAGAGATACCATAA